In a genomic window of Croceibacterium sp. TMG7-5b_MA50:
- the rpmC gene encoding 50S ribosomal protein L29, which yields MAKVEDLRTKTDDQLADQLVELKREQFNLRFQAATSQLERPARIREVRRQIAQIKTLQGERSRAAAQA from the coding sequence ATGGCCAAGGTGGAAGACCTGCGCACCAAGACCGATGACCAGCTGGCCGACCAGCTGGTGGAGCTGAAGCGCGAGCAGTTCAACCTGCGCTTCCAGGCGGCGACCAGCCAGCTGGAGCGTCCGGCCCGTATCCGCGAGGTGCGCCGCCAGATCGCGCAGATCAAGACCCTGCAGGGCGAGCGCAGTCGCGCCGCCGCGCAGGCGTAA
- the rplP gene encoding 50S ribosomal protein L16 has translation MLQPKRTKFRKMFKGKIHGLATGGAELNFGSYGLKAMEPERITARQIEAARRAITRHIKRQGRLWIRVFPDVPVSKKPAEVRQGKGKGSIEYWAAKVKPGRILFELDGVPGPLAAEAFERAAMKLPIKTKVVARLGDTSHLGGE, from the coding sequence ATGCTGCAACCGAAAAGAACCAAGTTCCGCAAGATGTTCAAGGGCAAGATCCATGGTCTTGCCACTGGCGGCGCGGAACTGAACTTCGGGTCGTATGGCCTGAAGGCGATGGAGCCGGAGCGGATCACCGCCCGTCAGATCGAGGCGGCCCGCCGGGCGATCACGCGTCACATCAAGCGCCAGGGGCGGCTGTGGATCCGCGTGTTCCCTGACGTGCCTGTGTCCAAGAAGCCTGCCGAGGTCCGCCAGGGCAAGGGCAAGGGTTCGATCGAGTACTGGGCTGCCAAGGTGAAGCCTGGCCGGATCCTGTTCGAGCTGGACGGCGTGCCCGGTCCGCTGGCGGCCGAGGCGTTCGAGCGTGCGGCGATGAAGCTGCCGATCAAGACCAAGGTCGTGGCCCGCCTGGGCGACACCTCGCACCTGGGAGGCGAATGA
- the rplC gene encoding 50S ribosomal protein L3: MRTGVIARKVGMTRLFQADGRHVPVTVLALDECQVVAHRTMDRDGYYSVQVGAGEAKQKNVAKPQREAFAKANVSLKKKVAEFRVDDEAGLLPVGSHISAEHFIAGQMVDVTGHTQGKGFAGAMKRWNFGGLRASHGVSLSHRSHGSTGNRQDPGKVFKNKKMAGHMGDRQRTQQNLEIVRTDAERGLLFVKGSVPGAENGWLLVRDAVKVPMPEGAPFPGAILERKSTVIEHEEAPAGLVEAAAEHAVDTGPTTEEAAALLAEQQAGAGDDVTPAVDDTNAAGSADENKEG; the protein is encoded by the coding sequence ATGCGCACAGGCGTGATTGCAAGAAAAGTCGGGATGACCCGCCTGTTCCAGGCGGATGGACGGCACGTACCCGTGACCGTGCTGGCGCTGGACGAGTGCCAGGTCGTCGCTCACCGCACCATGGACCGCGACGGTTACTATTCCGTGCAGGTCGGCGCCGGTGAGGCAAAGCAGAAGAACGTCGCCAAGCCGCAGCGCGAAGCCTTTGCGAAGGCCAATGTGTCGCTGAAGAAAAAGGTCGCGGAGTTCCGGGTGGACGACGAGGCCGGGCTGCTGCCCGTCGGCTCGCACATCTCGGCCGAGCACTTCATCGCCGGCCAGATGGTCGACGTGACCGGCCACACGCAGGGCAAGGGCTTTGCCGGCGCCATGAAGCGCTGGAACTTCGGCGGCCTGCGCGCCAGCCATGGTGTGTCGCTGAGCCACCGTTCGCACGGTTCGACGGGTAACCGCCAGGATCCAGGCAAGGTCTTCAAGAACAAGAAGATGGCTGGCCACATGGGCGACCGTCAGCGCACCCAGCAGAACCTGGAGATCGTACGCACCGACGCTGAGCGCGGCCTGCTCTTCGTGAAGGGTTCCGTGCCGGGTGCCGAGAATGGCTGGCTGCTGGTGCGCGACGCCGTGAAGGTGCCGATGCCCGAGGGCGCGCCGTTCCCCGGCGCGATCCTGGAGCGCAAGAGCACTGTGATCGAGCACGAGGAAGCGCCGGCCGGCCTGGTCGAGGCTGCTGCGGAGCACGCCGTGGACACCGGCCCGACCACCGAAGAGGCTGCCGCCCTGCTCGCCGAACAGCAGGCTGGCGCCGGTGACGATGTCACCCCGGCGGTGGACGACACCAATGCGGCGGGTTCCGCCGATGAAAACAAGGAGGGCTGA
- the rplN gene encoding 50S ribosomal protein L14, with product MIQMQSTLDVADNSGAKRVQCIKVLGGSKRRTAGVGDVIVVSVKEAQPRARVKKGDVHRAVIVRTRKDVRRPDGTVIRFDSNAAVLVNKSEEPIGTRIFGPVVRELRSRGFMKIISLAPEVL from the coding sequence ATGATCCAGATGCAGTCAACGCTGGACGTCGCTGACAACAGCGGCGCGAAGCGCGTCCAGTGCATCAAGGTGCTGGGCGGATCTAAGCGCCGCACTGCGGGCGTGGGTGACGTTATCGTCGTGTCCGTGAAGGAAGCGCAGCCGCGTGCCCGCGTAAAGAAGGGTGACGTTCACCGTGCGGTGATCGTGCGTACCCGCAAGGACGTGCGTCGTCCCGATGGCACCGTCATTCGCTTCGACAGCAATGCCGCCGTGCTGGTGAACAAGAGCGAGGAGCCGATCGGTACCCGCATCTTCGGCCCCGTGGTGCGCGAACTGCGCAGCCGTGGCTTCATGAAGATCATCAGCCTCGCGCCGGAGGTGCTGTAA
- the rpsS gene encoding 30S ribosomal protein S19: MARSVWKGPFVELSLLKKAEDAQDAGGRAPIRTWSRRSTILPQFVGLTFSVYNGHKFIPVSVNEDMVGHKLGEFAPTRSFPGHAADKKGKR; this comes from the coding sequence ATGGCTCGTTCCGTCTGGAAAGGTCCGTTCGTGGAACTGTCCCTGCTCAAGAAGGCAGAGGACGCACAGGATGCGGGTGGCCGTGCGCCGATCAGGACCTGGTCGCGCCGGTCGACCATTCTTCCGCAATTCGTCGGTCTGACGTTCAGCGTCTACAATGGCCACAAGTTCATCCCCGTGTCCGTCAACGAGGACATGGTCGGCCACAAGCTTGGCGAGTTCGCGCCCACGCGCAGCTTCCCCGGCCACGCCGCCGACAAGAAGGGCAAGCGCTAA
- the rplD gene encoding 50S ribosomal protein L4 — protein sequence MKVAVQKLDGASAGDIELSDAVFGLEPRADILHRVVTWQLENRRGTARATRERADVARTGKKFGRQKGGGTARHGDRAAPVFIGGGKAHGARRRDFEQSLNKKLRALGLKMALSAKAREGLVVVDSLELAEAKTKALAATFGSNGWNGRVLVIDGESVENGFRLAAGNLPGVNVLPAVGANVYDILKHDTLVLTRSAVEKLEARFNG from the coding sequence GTGAAGGTTGCAGTTCAGAAGCTTGACGGCGCCAGCGCCGGCGACATCGAGCTGAGCGATGCCGTGTTCGGCCTGGAGCCGCGCGCCGACATCCTGCACCGGGTTGTCACCTGGCAGCTGGAGAACCGCCGTGGCACCGCCCGCGCGACCCGCGAGCGGGCCGACGTGGCCCGCACGGGCAAGAAGTTCGGCCGCCAGAAGGGTGGCGGTACCGCCCGTCACGGTGACCGTGCGGCCCCCGTGTTCATCGGTGGCGGTAAGGCCCATGGCGCCCGCCGTCGCGATTTCGAGCAGTCGCTCAACAAGAAGCTGCGCGCGCTGGGCCTGAAGATGGCTCTGTCCGCCAAGGCGCGTGAGGGCCTGGTGGTCGTGGACAGCCTGGAGCTGGCCGAAGCCAAGACCAAGGCGCTGGCCGCCACCTTCGGCAGCAATGGCTGGAACGGCCGCGTGCTGGTGATCGATGGTGAGAGCGTCGAGAACGGCTTCCGTCTGGCGGCCGGCAACCTGCCGGGCGTCAACGTGCTGCCGGCCGTAGGCGCCAACGTCTACGACATCCTGAAGCATGACACGCTGGTGCTGACGCGCTCCGCTGTCGAGAAGCTGGAGGCCCGGTTCAATGGCTAA
- the rpsC gene encoding 30S ribosomal protein S3, whose translation MGHKSNPIGLRLQINRTWDSRWYAEGADYAQLLKEDIQLRKYIMSSLPQAAISKVVIERPAKLCRISIFAARPGVIIGKKGADIEKLRAKLATMTKSDVKLNIVEIRKPEIDAKLVAQGIADQLVRRVAFRRAMKRAMQSAMRLGAEGIKIMCGGRLGGAEIARVEQYREGRVPLHTLRANVDYAEAEALTAYGIIGIKVWVFKGEILGHDPMAQDRLMLEAQTSGVRPAR comes from the coding sequence ATGGGTCACAAGAGCAATCCGATCGGCCTGCGCCTGCAGATCAACCGTACCTGGGACAGCCGCTGGTATGCCGAGGGCGCTGACTATGCTCAGCTGCTCAAGGAAGACATCCAGCTTCGCAAGTACATCATGTCGAGCCTGCCGCAGGCCGCGATCAGCAAGGTGGTGATCGAGCGTCCCGCCAAGCTGTGCCGCATCTCCATCTTCGCTGCACGCCCCGGCGTGATCATCGGCAAGAAGGGCGCGGACATCGAGAAGCTGCGCGCCAAGCTGGCCACCATGACCAAGAGCGACGTGAAGCTGAACATTGTCGAGATCCGCAAGCCGGAGATCGATGCCAAGCTCGTCGCGCAGGGCATCGCCGACCAGCTGGTCCGCCGCGTGGCGTTCCGGCGGGCGATGAAGCGTGCCATGCAGTCGGCCATGCGTCTGGGTGCCGAAGGCATCAAGATCATGTGCGGCGGCCGCCTGGGCGGCGCGGAAATCGCGCGGGTCGAGCAGTATCGTGAAGGCCGGGTGCCGCTGCACACGCTGCGCGCCAATGTCGACTATGCCGAGGCCGAGGCGCTGACCGCGTACGGCATCATCGGCATCAAGGTGTGGGTCTTCAAGGGCGAGATCCTGGGGCATGACCCGATGGCGCAGGACCGGCTGATGCTGGAGGCTCAGACCTCCGGCGTGCGCCCGGCGCGCTGA
- the fusA gene encoding elongation factor G produces the protein MAREYPLERYRNIGIMAHIDAGKTTTTERILYYTGKSYKIGEVHDGAATMDWMEQEQERGITITSAATTTFWQAEDGQGPKHRINIIDTPGHVDFTIEVERSLRVLDGAVAVFDGVAGVEPQSETVWRQADKYRVPRMCFINKQDRTGADFYYCVQSIIDRLGAKPLVLYLPIGAEADLKGVVDLVNNRGIVWEDESLGASFNYVDIPADLADKAAEYRERLIETAVESDDEIMEAYLEGNEPDAATLKALIRKGTLDQLFVPVLCGSAFKNKGVQPLLDAVVDYMPSPIDVPAIKGVKPDSDEEDSRPSSDDAPFAGLAFKIMNDPFVGSLTFTRIYSGKLSKGQVLNSVKDKKEKIGRMLLMHSNNREDIEEAFAGDIVAIAGMKDTTTGDTLCAPNAPIILERMEFPEPVIELSVEPKTKADQEKMGVALSRLAAEDPSFRVSSDHESGQTIIKGMGELHLDIIVDRMRREFKVEANVGAPQVAYRESLARPVELVYTHKKQSGGSGQFGEVKVALKPGERGQGINFIDNVKGGNIPREYIPSVEKGMRETAETGSLIGFPIIDFDIELLDGKYHDVDSSALAFEIAGRGAMREAAQKAGIKLLEPIMKVEVVTPEEFMGDVIGDLNSRRGQIQGTDSRGNAQVVDAHVPLANMFGYVNELRSFTQGRAQYSMQFSHYDEVPANVAAEVKEKLA, from the coding sequence ATGGCCCGCGAATATCCGCTGGAACGCTACCGCAATATCGGCATCATGGCGCACATCGACGCCGGCAAGACGACGACGACGGAGCGGATCCTCTACTACACCGGCAAGTCCTACAAGATCGGCGAGGTGCATGACGGCGCCGCGACGATGGACTGGATGGAGCAGGAGCAGGAGCGCGGCATCACCATCACGTCCGCCGCGACGACCACCTTCTGGCAGGCCGAGGATGGCCAGGGCCCGAAGCACCGCATCAACATCATCGACACCCCCGGCCACGTCGACTTCACCATCGAAGTCGAGCGTTCGCTGCGCGTCCTCGACGGCGCGGTCGCGGTGTTCGACGGCGTCGCCGGCGTGGAACCGCAGTCCGAAACCGTGTGGCGCCAGGCGGACAAGTACCGCGTGCCTCGGATGTGCTTCATCAACAAGCAGGACCGCACCGGCGCGGACTTCTACTACTGCGTGCAGTCCATCATCGACCGCCTGGGTGCCAAGCCGCTGGTGCTGTACCTGCCGATCGGTGCCGAAGCCGACCTGAAGGGCGTGGTCGACCTGGTGAACAACCGCGGCATCGTCTGGGAAGACGAGAGCCTGGGCGCGTCGTTCAACTATGTCGACATCCCCGCGGACCTCGCCGACAAGGCCGCTGAATATCGCGAGCGTCTGATCGAGACCGCCGTCGAGAGCGACGACGAGATCATGGAAGCGTATTTGGAAGGCAACGAGCCCGACGCCGCGACGCTGAAGGCCCTGATCCGCAAGGGCACGCTGGACCAGCTGTTCGTGCCTGTGCTGTGCGGCTCCGCGTTCAAGAACAAGGGTGTGCAGCCCTTGCTCGACGCCGTGGTCGACTACATGCCGAGCCCGATCGACGTCCCCGCGATCAAGGGTGTGAAGCCCGACAGCGATGAGGAGGACAGCCGTCCTTCCAGCGACGACGCGCCGTTCGCAGGTCTGGCCTTCAAGATCATGAACGATCCCTTCGTGGGCTCGCTCACCTTCACCCGCATCTATTCGGGCAAGCTCAGCAAGGGCCAGGTCCTGAACAGCGTGAAGGACAAGAAGGAAAAGATTGGCCGCATGCTGCTGATGCACTCCAACAACCGGGAGGACATCGAAGAAGCATTCGCAGGCGACATCGTCGCGATCGCCGGTATGAAGGATACCACCACCGGCGACACGCTGTGCGCGCCGAACGCCCCGATCATCCTGGAGCGAATGGAGTTCCCCGAGCCGGTCATCGAGCTGTCGGTGGAGCCCAAGACCAAGGCCGACCAGGAGAAGATGGGCGTTGCCCTGTCGCGCCTGGCGGCCGAGGATCCGTCCTTCCGGGTGTCGTCAGACCATGAATCGGGTCAGACGATCATCAAGGGCATGGGCGAACTGCACCTCGACATCATCGTCGATCGCATGCGTCGCGAGTTCAAGGTGGAGGCCAATGTCGGCGCGCCGCAGGTTGCGTACCGCGAGTCGCTGGCCCGTCCGGTGGAGCTGGTCTACACCCACAAGAAGCAGTCGGGCGGCTCCGGCCAGTTCGGCGAGGTGAAGGTGGCGCTGAAGCCGGGCGAGCGTGGCCAGGGCATCAACTTCATCGACAATGTGAAGGGCGGCAACATCCCGCGCGAATACATCCCCTCCGTCGAGAAGGGTATGCGCGAAACGGCCGAGACGGGCTCGCTGATCGGCTTCCCGATCATCGATTTCGATATCGAGCTGCTGGACGGCAAGTACCACGACGTCGACTCGTCCGCCCTGGCGTTCGAGATCGCCGGCCGCGGTGCGATGCGTGAGGCCGCGCAGAAGGCCGGCATCAAGCTGCTCGAGCCGATCATGAAGGTCGAGGTGGTGACGCCCGAGGAATTCATGGGCGACGTGATCGGCGACCTTAACAGCCGTCGTGGGCAGATCCAGGGCACCGACAGCCGCGGCAATGCCCAGGTGGTCGACGCCCACGTGCCGCTGGCCAACATGTTCGGCTACGTCAACGAACTGCGCTCCTTCACGCAAGGGCGCGCGCAGTACTCGATGCAGTTCTCCCACTATGACGAGGTGCCCGCCAACGTGGCCGCCGAAGTCAAGGAGAAGCTTGCCTAA
- the rplX gene encoding 50S ribosomal protein L24: protein MAAAKIKKGDTVVVLSGKDKGRTGKVTQVLPKDGKVVVDGVNVAARHRKPTQTNPQGGIDRAPAPMAVAKVAVADPKDGKPTRVRFEERDGKKVRVAVKSGETIDG, encoded by the coding sequence ATGGCCGCCGCTAAGATCAAGAAGGGCGACACCGTCGTCGTGCTGAGTGGCAAGGACAAGGGCCGCACCGGTAAGGTGACCCAGGTTCTGCCCAAGGACGGCAAGGTCGTGGTGGACGGGGTGAATGTCGCCGCGCGTCACCGCAAGCCGACCCAGACGAACCCGCAGGGCGGCATCGACCGTGCGCCTGCCCCCATGGCGGTGGCCAAGGTCGCCGTCGCCGATCCCAAGGATGGCAAGCCCACCCGCGTCCGCTTCGAGGAGCGTGACGGCAAGAAGGTGCGCGTAGCCGTCAAGTCCGGTGAGACGATCGATGGCTGA
- the rplV gene encoding 50S ribosomal protein L22, whose protein sequence is MSKAKAPRRVGDNEALAVGTTIRGSAQKLNLVAGLIRGKKAEEAMNILAFSKKAMAVDARKVLASAIANAENNHDLDVDALVVAEASVGKSITMKRFHTRGRGKSTRILKPFSRLRIVVREVEEA, encoded by the coding sequence ATGAGCAAGGCAAAAGCTCCGCGCCGCGTGGGCGACAACGAGGCTCTGGCCGTGGGCACCACCATCCGTGGGTCCGCGCAGAAGCTGAACCTCGTTGCCGGCCTGATCCGTGGCAAGAAGGCGGAAGAGGCGATGAACATCCTCGCCTTCTCCAAGAAGGCAATGGCGGTTGATGCGCGCAAGGTGCTGGCTTCGGCCATCGCCAACGCCGAGAACAACCATGACCTCGACGTGGACGCGCTGGTCGTGGCCGAGGCGAGCGTCGGCAAGTCGATCACCATGAAGCGGTTCCACACCCGCGGCCGTGGCAAGTCCACCCGGATCCTGAAGCCGTTCAGCCGGCTGCGGATCGTCGTGCGCGAAGTCGAGGAGGCGTAA
- the rplB gene encoding 50S ribosomal protein L2: protein MALKNYNPTSPARRGLILVDKSALYKGKPVKALTEGKRKTGGRNNKGHVTSRGMAGGHKQKYRYIDFKRRKWDMPATVERLEYDPNRTAFIALITYTDGEQAYILAPSRLAPGDTVVAGERVDTKPGNAMLLGQMPVGTICHNVEMKPGKGGQIARSAGTYVQLVGRDRNMVIVRLNSGEQRYLRADCMGTVGSVSNPDNSNQNFAKAGRKRWMGVKPLTRGVAKNPVDHPHGGGEGRTSGGRHPVTPWGKPTKGARTRHNKQTDKMIIRSRHAKKKKG, encoded by the coding sequence ATGGCACTCAAGAACTACAACCCGACCAGCCCGGCGCGCCGTGGCCTGATCCTCGTCGACAAGTCGGCGCTGTACAAGGGCAAGCCCGTCAAGGCGCTGACCGAAGGCAAGCGCAAGACCGGCGGCCGCAACAACAAGGGTCATGTCACTTCGCGTGGCATGGCTGGTGGCCACAAGCAGAAGTACCGCTACATCGACTTCAAGCGTCGCAAGTGGGACATGCCGGCGACCGTGGAGCGGCTGGAATACGATCCCAACCGCACCGCGTTCATCGCGCTGATCACCTACACCGATGGTGAGCAGGCCTATATCCTGGCACCGAGCCGTCTGGCTCCGGGCGACACGGTGGTGGCTGGCGAGCGCGTCGATACCAAGCCGGGCAATGCGATGCTGCTGGGCCAGATGCCGGTCGGCACCATCTGCCACAATGTGGAGATGAAGCCGGGCAAGGGCGGGCAGATCGCCCGTTCCGCTGGTACGTATGTCCAGCTGGTCGGTCGTGACCGTAACATGGTGATCGTGCGCCTGAACAGCGGCGAGCAGCGTTACCTGCGCGCCGATTGCATGGGCACGGTGGGCTCCGTTTCCAACCCCGACAACAGCAACCAGAACTTCGCCAAGGCCGGCCGCAAGCGCTGGATGGGTGTGAAGCCGCTGACGCGCGGTGTCGCCAAGAACCCGGTCGACCACCCGCATGGTGGTGGTGAAGGCCGCACCAGCGGTGGCCGTCATCCCGTGACGCCGTGGGGCAAGCCGACCAAGGGTGCGCGCACCCGGCACAACAAGCAGACCGACAAGATGATCATCCGCTCGCGTCACGCCAAGAAGAAGAAGGGGTAA
- the rplE gene encoding 50S ribosomal protein L5 yields MADTYTPRLKQAYADTIAQAMMEKFGYANRMEIPRLEKITLNMGVGEASQDKKKVQTAAEEMELIAGQKPVITKAKKSIAQFKLREGMPIGCKVTLRRERMYEFLDRLVTVAMPRIRDFRGLNPRSFDGRGNYAMGLKEQIIFPEISYDRIEKVRGMDIIVTTTAKTDEEARELLRLFGFPFPAEAEEKQAA; encoded by the coding sequence ATGGCTGACACCTACACCCCGCGCCTGAAGCAGGCCTATGCCGACACCATCGCCCAGGCGATGATGGAGAAGTTCGGCTACGCCAACCGGATGGAAATTCCCCGGTTGGAAAAGATCACGCTCAACATGGGCGTGGGCGAGGCGAGCCAGGACAAGAAGAAGGTCCAGACCGCTGCCGAGGAAATGGAGCTGATCGCCGGCCAGAAGCCCGTGATCACCAAGGCCAAGAAGTCGATCGCCCAGTTCAAGCTGCGCGAAGGCATGCCGATCGGTTGCAAGGTGACCCTGCGCCGCGAGCGGATGTACGAGTTCCTGGATCGTCTGGTGACCGTGGCCATGCCGCGCATCCGCGACTTCCGTGGACTTAACCCCCGGTCGTTCGATGGCCGTGGCAATTACGCCATGGGCCTGAAGGAGCAGATCATCTTCCCGGAGATCAGCTACGATCGCATCGAGAAGGTGCGTGGCATGGACATCATCGTGACCACCACCGCCAAGACCGACGAGGAAGCGCGCGAACTGCTGCGCCTGTTCGGTTTCCCGTTCCCGGCCGAGGCCGAAGAGAAGCAGGCGGCCTGA
- the rpsQ gene encoding 30S ribosomal protein S17, translated as MPKRILIGTVVSDKMDKTVTVKVERKVKHPLYGKIIRQSKKYHAHDEANEYRPGDRVRIEETRPLSRTKTWSVLDRVQAGKGEAFEADLES; from the coding sequence ATGCCCAAGCGTATCCTGATCGGGACGGTCGTCTCCGACAAGATGGACAAGACGGTGACGGTCAAGGTGGAGCGTAAGGTCAAGCACCCGCTCTACGGCAAGATCATCCGGCAGTCGAAGAAGTACCACGCGCATGACGAGGCGAACGAGTATCGCCCCGGCGACCGCGTGCGGATCGAGGAGACGCGCCCGCTCTCCCGCACCAAGACCTGGAGCGTGCTTGACCGCGTTCAGGCCGGCAAGGGCGAGGCGTTCGAGGCCGATCTCGAAAGCTGA
- the tuf gene encoding elongation factor Tu: MAKAKFERNKPHCNIGTIGHVDHGKTTLTAAITKVQGAPVDFSNIDKAPEERERGITISTAHVEYETDARHYAHVDCPGHADYVKNMITGAAQMDGAILVVNAADGPMPQTREHILLARQVGVPALVVYMNKVDQVDDEEILELVELEVRELLSSYDFDGDNIPIIKGSALAALEGRDPKIGEESIKALMAAVDEFIPQPERPVDKPFLMPIEDVFSISGRGTVVTGRVETGIVKVGEEVEIVGIKDTQKTTVTGVEMFRKLLDSGEAGDNIGALIRGVAREAVERGQVLCKPGSVKPHTEFSAEVYVLSKEEGGRHTPFFANYRPQFYFRTTDVTGEVILPEGTEMVMPGDNVTISVKLIAPIAMDEGLRFAIREGGRTVGSGVVSSISK, encoded by the coding sequence ATGGCGAAGGCAAAGTTTGAGCGGAACAAGCCGCACTGCAACATCGGCACCATCGGTCACGTCGACCATGGCAAGACCACGCTGACCGCAGCGATCACCAAGGTGCAGGGCGCGCCCGTCGACTTCTCCAACATCGACAAGGCGCCCGAAGAGCGTGAGCGCGGCATCACCATCTCGACCGCACACGTCGAGTACGAGACCGATGCGCGCCACTATGCGCACGTCGACTGCCCGGGCCATGCCGACTATGTGAAGAACATGATCACCGGCGCGGCGCAGATGGACGGCGCGATCCTGGTGGTGAACGCCGCTGACGGTCCGATGCCGCAGACCCGCGAGCACATCCTGCTGGCCCGTCAGGTTGGCGTGCCGGCGCTGGTCGTGTACATGAACAAGGTCGATCAGGTCGACGACGAGGAAATCCTGGAGCTGGTCGAGCTGGAAGTTCGCGAGCTGCTGTCCTCGTACGACTTCGATGGCGACAACATTCCGATCATCAAGGGCTCGGCTCTGGCCGCCCTGGAAGGCCGGGACCCGAAGATCGGCGAAGAGTCGATCAAGGCCCTGATGGCCGCGGTTGACGAGTTCATCCCGCAGCCCGAGCGTCCGGTCGACAAGCCGTTCCTGATGCCGATCGAGGACGTGTTCTCGATCTCCGGCCGCGGCACCGTGGTGACCGGCCGCGTCGAGACCGGCATCGTCAAGGTGGGGGAGGAAGTCGAGATCGTCGGCATCAAGGACACGCAGAAGACCACCGTCACCGGCGTGGAAATGTTCCGCAAGCTGCTGGACAGCGGTGAGGCCGGCGATAACATCGGCGCCCTGATCCGTGGCGTCGCGCGTGAAGCGGTGGAGCGCGGCCAGGTGCTGTGCAAGCCCGGCTCCGTGAAGCCGCACACTGAGTTCAGTGCTGAGGTCTACGTGCTGTCGAAGGAAGAGGGTGGCCGTCACACGCCGTTCTTCGCCAACTATCGCCCGCAGTTCTACTTCCGTACCACGGACGTCACCGGCGAGGTCATCCTCCCCGAAGGCACCGAGATGGTGATGCCGGGCGACAACGTCACGATCAGTGTCAAGCTGATCGCGCCGATCGCGATGGACGAAGGCCTGCGCTTCGCCATCCGCGAAGGCGGCCGCACCGTCGGTTCGGGGGTTGTCAGCTCGATCTCCAAGTAA
- a CDS encoding 50S ribosomal protein L23, whose amino-acid sequence MAKQDIDARHYDVILSPHITEKATLLSEHNATVFKVSGDATKPQIKAAVEALFGRKVKSVNTLVTKGKSKRWKGKAYTRSDVKKAVVTLVAGQDPIDITEGVS is encoded by the coding sequence ATGGCTAAGCAGGACATCGACGCACGTCACTACGACGTGATCCTGAGCCCGCACATCACGGAAAAGGCGACGCTGCTGTCCGAGCACAACGCCACCGTGTTCAAGGTTTCGGGCGACGCGACCAAGCCGCAGATCAAGGCGGCGGTGGAGGCTCTGTTCGGCCGCAAGGTCAAGAGCGTGAACACGCTGGTCACCAAGGGCAAGTCGAAGCGCTGGAAGGGCAAGGCCTACACGCGTTCCGACGTGAAGAAGGCGGTCGTGACCCTCGTTGCAGGGCAGGACCCGATCGACATCACCGAAGGCGTGAGCTGA
- the rpsJ gene encoding 30S ribosomal protein S10: MDAQNIRIRLKAFDHRVLDQATGEIADTARRTGALIRGPIPLPTRIEKFTVNRGPHIDKKSREQFEVRTYKRLLDIVQPNAQTVDALMKLDLAAGVNVEIKLA; encoded by the coding sequence ATGGACGCTCAGAACATCCGCATTCGCCTCAAGGCCTTCGATCACCGCGTGCTCGATCAGGCGACTGGCGAGATTGCGGACACCGCCCGCCGCACCGGCGCGCTGATCCGGGGTCCGATCCCGCTGCCGACGCGCATCGAGAAGTTCACCGTGAACCGCGGCCCGCACATCGACAAGAAGTCGCGCGAGCAGTTCGAGGTGCGTACCTACAAGCGGCTGCTCGATATCGTGCAGCCCAACGCCCAGACCGTGGACGCGCTGATGAAGCTCGACCTCGCCGCGGGCGTGAACGTGGAGATCAAGCTGGCGTAA
- the rpsN gene encoding 30S ribosomal protein S14, giving the protein MAKLSSINKNERRKKLVKKYAARYEKLKATANDDSLDEGERLIARLKLAEVPRNGNPTRVRNRCATTGRPRGYYRKFGLNRIELRDLANKGMIPGVTKSSW; this is encoded by the coding sequence ATGGCGAAACTGAGTTCCATCAACAAGAACGAGCGTCGCAAGAAGCTCGTGAAGAAGTACGCAGCCCGCTACGAAAAGCTGAAGGCGACTGCGAACGACGACAGCCTCGACGAAGGCGAGCGGCTGATCGCGCGGCTGAAGCTGGCGGAAGTTCCACGTAACGGCAACCCGACCCGAGTGCGCAACCGTTGCGCCACCACCGGCCGCCCGCGCGGCTATTACCGCAAGTTCGGCCTCAACCGGATCGAACTGCGGGATCTTGCCAACAAGGGCATGATCCCCGGTGTGACCAAGTCGAGCTGGTGA